Proteins encoded within one genomic window of Dyadobacter chenhuakuii:
- a CDS encoding FN3 domain-containing metallophosphoesterase family protein — protein sequence MRAVFSSSFAGFFLLILISTNSTLFAQKSKTYPPSPFPDRVILGYKGAPATSQAVNWRTDSTVAKGIAAIHEADPSPDFVPNAKIVNALTQAVKLDGKLVHYHEVNFTDLKPSTQYVYRVGDGENWSEWFHFTTASDKNEPVSFLYFGDAQTEVRSLWSRAIRGAYSTLPKADFMIHAGDLINRSNEDHEWGEWFEAGGWINGMIPNLSTPGNHEYFKDTDHDLKVSKHWRPQFALPENGPEGMIETAYFIDYQNNRFIFLNSEEADNSIRAMNRQAEWFEEVVKTNPNRWTVVVHHHPVYSTKQGRSNDRWRRKMEPLYKKYNVDIVLQGHDHSYGRGLNMPVGESRQTPDGPIYVVSVSGPKMYDIGLQDWMDRAASNTQLYQVITIDSAKLAFKAFTVNGDLYDSFELNKDDKGKNMLVELEGTLQMKERLELPERYMKTFKEADLKHYNERFQEYKKRKALK from the coding sequence ATGCGTGCCGTTTTTTCAAGCTCATTCGCCGGATTCTTCTTACTTATATTAATCAGCACCAATTCCACCCTTTTCGCCCAGAAAAGCAAAACATACCCTCCATCCCCTTTTCCTGACCGTGTTATTCTGGGCTATAAGGGTGCCCCGGCGACTTCGCAGGCTGTTAACTGGCGGACGGATTCGACGGTTGCGAAGGGAATTGCGGCGATTCATGAAGCGGATCCTTCACCGGATTTTGTGCCTAATGCAAAGATTGTGAATGCGCTGACTCAGGCAGTTAAGTTGGATGGAAAGCTCGTGCATTATCATGAGGTAAATTTTACGGATTTGAAGCCTTCTACGCAATATGTTTACCGCGTTGGCGATGGGGAGAATTGGAGTGAATGGTTTCATTTTACGACGGCTTCGGATAAAAATGAGCCGGTTTCCTTCCTTTATTTTGGAGATGCACAAACGGAAGTGCGCTCGCTATGGTCACGGGCCATTCGCGGGGCTTACTCGACATTGCCGAAAGCGGATTTCATGATCCATGCGGGCGATTTGATCAACCGATCCAATGAAGATCACGAGTGGGGCGAGTGGTTTGAGGCAGGTGGCTGGATCAATGGCATGATTCCCAACCTTTCGACGCCTGGGAATCATGAATATTTTAAAGACACAGATCATGATTTGAAAGTCTCCAAGCATTGGCGTCCGCAATTTGCCTTGCCCGAAAATGGACCGGAAGGAATGATCGAAACTGCATATTTCATTGATTATCAAAACAACAGATTCATTTTCCTCAACTCCGAAGAAGCTGATAACAGCATTCGCGCGATGAACCGGCAAGCGGAATGGTTCGAGGAAGTTGTAAAAACCAATCCAAACCGCTGGACGGTTGTGGTGCATCACCATCCCGTTTATTCCACCAAACAAGGCCGCAGTAACGACCGCTGGCGCAGGAAAATGGAGCCGCTTTATAAGAAATACAATGTCGATATCGTGCTGCAAGGGCACGATCACAGTTATGGTCGTGGCCTGAATATGCCCGTGGGCGAAAGCCGCCAGACACCGGATGGACCAATTTACGTCGTTTCCGTCAGCGGGCCGAAAATGTACGACATTGGTTTGCAGGACTGGATGGACCGCGCGGCCTCCAACACGCAATTATATCAGGTGATCACCATCGATTCGGCCAAATTAGCCTTTAAAGCATTCACTGTCAATGGTGATCTGTACGATTCATTTGAGTTGAATAAAGATGATAAGGGCAAAAATATGCTCGTGGAATTAGAAGGCACATTGCAAATGAAGGAAAGACTGGAACTGCCGGAGCGTTATATGAAGACATTCAAAGAGGCTGATCTGAAGCATTACAACGAGCGGTTCCAGGAATACAAAAAGAGAAAGGCGTTGAAGTGA
- a CDS encoding Fic family protein, producing the protein MEILSDVLFQQYLDQNKSDLDHDLEAITNTPFTTSAFDFYTSVAVISSSKIEGEQLEVDSYVKHKIQHIEYLPELTQKPNDLFRAYQFAKENRLTRANFLESHKLISEHLLPEQWRGVLRQNNMLVMEHNTGKIQFEAVHFEQVEEEMDKLWSDIELLAQKTLTVAETFYYASFIHMVFVAIHPSNDGNGRAGRLLEKWFLAENLGETAWFIQSEKYYYQHVDQYYKNLNRLGVFYDQLDYGQAMPFLSMLPQAIKL; encoded by the coding sequence ATGGAGATTTTATCTGATGTTCTATTCCAACAATATCTTGATCAAAATAAATCGGATCTGGATCATGATTTAGAAGCCATTACCAACACGCCTTTCACAACAAGCGCATTTGATTTTTACACTTCTGTTGCCGTTATATCGTCATCCAAGATCGAAGGGGAACAACTTGAAGTGGACAGTTACGTCAAGCACAAAATCCAGCACATTGAATATTTGCCTGAGTTGACTCAAAAACCCAACGATTTATTTCGCGCCTATCAGTTTGCCAAAGAGAACAGATTGACCCGTGCCAACTTTCTCGAAAGCCACAAACTTATTTCCGAACATTTGTTGCCTGAGCAATGGCGTGGCGTTTTAAGGCAAAATAATATGCTTGTGATGGAGCATAACACTGGTAAAATTCAATTTGAAGCTGTGCATTTCGAGCAAGTGGAGGAAGAAATGGATAAGTTATGGTCTGACATTGAATTACTTGCACAAAAGACGTTGACGGTTGCTGAAACGTTTTACTATGCATCATTTATTCACATGGTTTTTGTTGCTATACATCCTTCTAATGATGGGAATGGGAGAGCAGGAAGGTTGTTGGAGAAATGGTTTTTGGCGGAAAATTTAGGAGAAACAGCGTGGTTCATTCAATCTGAAAAATATTACTATCAGCATGTTGACCAATATTATAAAAACCTGAATCGCCTCGGTGTCTTCTATGATCAGCTGGATTATGGTCAGGCAATGCCATTTCTATCCATGCTGCCTCAGGCAATCAAATTGTAA
- a CDS encoding B12-binding domain-containing radical SAM protein, translating into MQQKTLFVTPPFTQLNTPYPATAYLKGFLNTLGRESYQADLGIDVILELFSSKGLKTLFAQLDDSDIALTENSFRIYSLKDDYITTIDPVIRFLKNQNPTLAHSICDRSYLPEAGRFQQLEDMDWAFGTMGIHDKARHFATLYLEDLGDLIQEAIDPHFGFSRYAERLGRSATSFDEMEAALESPDTLLSRTLTDVLEQKIQKYQPDMVCISVPFPGNLYGGFKCGQYLKKHYPNIKIVMGGGFPNTELRTLKEPRVFNYIDFICLDDGEAPLLSLLEYLDGEREISQLKRVYSRVDGVVVYHNGAKEKDVPQRDTGTPDYSDLPLHDYLSVIEIVNPMHRLWSDGRWNKLTLAHGCYWGKCSFCDISLDYIRRYEPMTAALLCDRIEEIIAQTQQNGFHFVDEAAPPALLRDLALEIIRRKLTVVWWTNIRFEKNFTHDLCLLLKASGCIAISGGLEVASDRLLERMKKGVTVAQVARVADAFTQAGIMVHAYLMYGFPTQTAQETIDSLEMVRQLFQAGIVQSGFWHRFAMTAHSPVGLHPEEFDVMRIGPNVGDFANNDLEHDDPSGANHDLFGEGLRKSLFNYMHGVCLDFPHSRWFDFKVPPTSIPPNYIEKSISELPDLGTRPNAVVTWLGSLPEMSVFEEKKGKKVYEIAELVFYNKKKEWAVETDVAIGEWLVEMMPKLLSSNAEAYPLERLRNDFEAAGLGSFEEFMISMTWTQLRAGGMLVL; encoded by the coding sequence TTGCAGCAGAAAACGCTTTTTGTCACGCCGCCATTTACGCAGTTGAATACGCCTTATCCGGCTACGGCTTATCTGAAAGGGTTTTTGAACACCTTGGGTAGGGAGTCGTATCAGGCGGATCTGGGGATTGATGTGATTTTGGAGTTATTTTCTTCGAAGGGGTTAAAGACGCTTTTTGCGCAGCTCGATGATTCGGACATAGCGCTTACGGAGAATAGTTTCCGGATTTATTCGCTGAAAGATGATTATATCACCACCATTGATCCTGTCATCCGCTTTCTCAAAAACCAAAACCCAACATTAGCCCACAGCATTTGTGACCGCAGTTATTTGCCGGAAGCGGGCCGTTTTCAGCAATTGGAAGATATGGATTGGGCATTTGGGACAATGGGAATCCATGATAAGGCGCGGCATTTTGCAACATTATATCTCGAAGATCTCGGCGATCTGATCCAGGAGGCTATTGATCCGCATTTTGGTTTCAGCCGATATGCAGAGCGGTTAGGGAGGTCTGCAACGAGTTTTGATGAAATGGAAGCGGCGTTGGAATCGCCGGATACGCTGTTGTCCAGGACCTTAACCGATGTTTTGGAACAGAAAATACAAAAATACCAGCCTGACATGGTCTGCATTTCTGTGCCTTTTCCGGGAAACTTATACGGTGGTTTTAAATGTGGGCAATATTTAAAAAAGCATTATCCCAACATTAAAATCGTTATGGGCGGCGGCTTTCCGAACACGGAACTGCGCACATTGAAAGAACCCCGGGTTTTTAACTACATCGATTTTATATGTCTTGATGACGGTGAAGCGCCTTTGCTTTCGCTGCTGGAATATCTGGATGGTGAAAGGGAAATTTCGCAGCTGAAACGTGTTTATTCGCGCGTCGATGGCGTGGTCGTTTATCATAATGGCGCGAAGGAAAAGGATGTGCCGCAGCGCGATACGGGCACGCCGGATTACAGCGATCTGCCTCTGCACGATTACTTGTCGGTGATTGAAATTGTTAATCCCATGCACAGGCTTTGGAGCGATGGGCGCTGGAACAAGCTGACATTAGCGCATGGTTGTTACTGGGGCAAATGCTCGTTTTGCGACATATCACTCGATTACATCAGACGTTACGAACCCATGACGGCCGCTTTACTCTGCGATCGGATCGAAGAGATCATTGCGCAAACGCAGCAAAATGGCTTTCATTTTGTAGACGAAGCCGCGCCGCCGGCATTGCTGCGGGATCTGGCCCTGGAAATTATAAGACGGAAACTCACCGTTGTCTGGTGGACGAACATTCGCTTTGAAAAGAACTTTACCCACGACCTTTGTCTGCTGTTAAAAGCTTCGGGCTGCATTGCGATTTCCGGCGGGCTTGAAGTGGCTTCTGACCGGCTTTTGGAGCGCATGAAGAAGGGCGTGACCGTTGCGCAGGTTGCGCGCGTGGCGGATGCGTTTACGCAGGCGGGGATTATGGTGCATGCATATTTAATGTATGGTTTTCCGACGCAAACGGCGCAGGAAACAATTGATTCGCTTGAAATGGTGCGGCAGTTGTTTCAGGCGGGCATCGTGCAATCAGGCTTTTGGCATCGGTTTGCGATGACGGCGCATAGTCCTGTGGGACTGCACCCGGAGGAATTTGATGTGATGCGGATCGGGCCGAATGTTGGTGATTTCGCGAATAATGACCTGGAACACGATGATCCTTCGGGCGCGAACCACGATTTATTTGGCGAGGGTTTGCGGAAATCGCTGTTCAATTATATGCACGGCGTCTGCCTCGATTTTCCACATTCCCGGTGGTTCGATTTCAAAGTGCCGCCTACTTCCATTCCGCCCAATTACATTGAAAAAAGCATTAGTGAGCTGCCTGACCTGGGAACCAGGCCCAATGCCGTAGTTACCTGGCTGGGAAGCCTGCCTGAAATGTCTGTTTTTGAGGAGAAAAAAGGCAAAAAGGTCTACGAGATCGCTGAATTGGTTTTCTATAATAAGAAAAAAGAATGGGCCGTTGAGACTGATGTGGCGATAGGAGAGTGGCTGGTGGAAATGATGCCTAAGCTGCTGTCTTCCAATGCCGAAGCTTACCCATTGGAGCGATTGAGAAATGATTTCGAAGCCGCCGGACTGGGCAGCTTCGAGGAATTTATGATTTCCATGACCTGGACGCAGCTTCGCGCCGGTGGCATGCTGGTTTTGTAA
- the nagA gene encoding N-acetylglucosamine-6-phosphate deacetylase gives MSLQLFAETVYTGQEILRNQLIQVLDGQIAGMEYAEPDPTVTRVANLAPGLFDSHINGGEKFYFTERADEETIDDIYQASVKTGTAYVLPTLITSPQDNILKGIEATRNYIARNPNSGVLGMHLEGPFLNPIKRGAHLAGYVRKPTDADLQEIITHGKDIIKLITIAPEMFTTDQIQMLLESGITVSAGHSNATYDEATAAFNQGIQLVTHLYNAMSAFGHRAPGLVGATFDNENVYAPLIIDGVHCDFGAASVAYKIKKDKLFLISDALFLGEKVTEFKWGEFDAYLKDGRYTNSDGNLAGATISLPDAVRNAVNVIGIPLQEAIEMATIRPARALGLEKQIGSIAIGYPATFTTFDNNLENFSVLKM, from the coding sequence ATGTCACTTCAACTGTTTGCCGAAACCGTTTACACCGGCCAGGAAATTCTAAGAAACCAGCTTATACAAGTCCTCGACGGCCAGATTGCCGGCATGGAATACGCAGAACCAGACCCGACCGTCACACGCGTCGCCAACCTGGCACCCGGCCTTTTCGACAGTCACATTAACGGCGGGGAAAAATTCTATTTCACCGAACGCGCTGACGAAGAGACGATTGACGACATTTACCAAGCCAGCGTCAAAACCGGAACGGCCTATGTCCTGCCAACGCTCATCACATCGCCTCAGGATAATATTTTAAAAGGAATTGAAGCCACCAGAAATTACATCGCTAGAAACCCGAATTCCGGCGTTTTGGGCATGCATTTGGAAGGCCCGTTCCTGAATCCAATCAAACGCGGCGCGCATTTGGCAGGCTATGTTCGCAAACCTACCGACGCTGATTTACAGGAGATTATCACCCACGGAAAGGACATTATCAAGCTCATCACGATCGCGCCTGAAATGTTCACGACAGATCAGATCCAAATGTTGCTTGAATCCGGCATAACCGTTTCTGCGGGCCATTCCAATGCCACTTATGACGAAGCTACGGCTGCATTTAACCAGGGGATTCAGTTGGTAACACATTTATACAATGCGATGTCAGCATTCGGTCACCGGGCACCTGGCTTGGTAGGCGCCACATTTGACAACGAGAATGTATACGCCCCATTAATCATCGATGGCGTGCATTGCGATTTCGGCGCGGCGAGTGTAGCGTATAAGATCAAGAAAGACAAGCTGTTCCTGATTTCGGACGCATTGTTTCTGGGAGAAAAAGTGACCGAATTCAAGTGGGGTGAATTTGATGCCTATTTGAAAGATGGTCGCTATACAAATTCGGACGGTAACCTGGCAGGAGCCACCATTTCACTGCCGGATGCAGTCCGTAATGCAGTGAATGTGATTGGAATCCCCTTGCAGGAAGCAATTGAAATGGCCACAATCAGGCCAGCGCGTGCATTGGGATTGGAAAAGCAGATTGGCAGCATTGCCATCGGTTACCCCGCAACATTCACAACATTTGACAACAACCTCGAAAATTTCTCGGTTTTGAAAATGTAA